The genome window ATTAGACGGTCGGAACTCGATGAGGCTCCGCCGGGCCCGATCAAGATTGTCATGGATGCGCGCTGTCTGGCTTTCCCCGATCAAACATTTGAGGTCGTGACCGCCTTTTATTCTCTGATGTATATGGATCGCGGCGATCACGAGCAGGTTTTCAGCCAGATCGCCCGGGTCCTGAAACCCGGCGGGATATTTTTGGTCTGGGATAATATTATCCCGCCGTATCGACCGGGGGATAAGGAGATTTATATGATTCCTCTGGAAATTAAAATCGACGATCGCACTATAAAAACCGGCTATGGAACACGATGGGAAAACCGCCGCCAGAATTGTGAATATTTCGTCGATCTGGCCGAAATGGCCGGTCTGCAATATCTGGCTTCGTCCTCAAGTCAGCAGAATTTTTATATCAGGTTCTGGCGGCCGATGGAAGGATAAATTGTCATGATATTTTGGGTTTAAGGTGACTTATGACAAAGGAAAATCAACCTAATTTTATCTGTCCCATTTGTTCGACGGCAAAACCTTTAAGTGAAGGCCGGTCCGCGGAATTGATACTTGGCCCGGTCGGAGATTGAAATAAGACAACTCCATGCCAAACTGGATCAACTGATGAACCATTCCTGGCAGAGATTGCTTAAAATCCAGCAGGTTCAAGTCGAATTGATGGGCGATATGGCTAATCTTAAAGAAGGCAAACGATAAGAAGCTTCCGCTCGCTTCATCGAGCCATCAACAGCAAAAATCAAGAATCCGGATCCCACCAATTTTCACGTCGGCCCATGGGGAACCAGAATGCCCCGGAATATGTTAAAAAAGAAAAACAACCGGGGCAGAGTCATGAGAAAGCAATTAAAAACCAAAAGATTCGGCAAATCAGGAAATTACCATATTGCCCTTCTGATATTTCTTATTCTGATGCTTATCTCGTGTCGCCAAAAGGAGATAGCGGCGCAAAGCTGTGATGTTGAATCGGGAATACCGGCCGGGGAGATGTTAAAACAGGAGTCCGACATGAAGTTT of Candidatus Zixiibacteriota bacterium contains these proteins:
- a CDS encoding methyltransferase domain-containing protein, which codes for MERHVIDRQYVELQSFGYQGRLLDIGGGGEGIIGQLLGNDIFAIDIRRSELDEAPPGPIKIVMDARCLAFPDQTFEVVTAFYSLMYMDRGDHEQVFSQIARVLKPGGIFLVWDNIIPPYRPGDKEIYMIPLEIKIDDRTIKTGYGTRWENRRQNCEYFVDLAEMAGLQYLASSSSQQNFYIRFWRPMEG